Proteins co-encoded in one Halorussus vallis genomic window:
- a CDS encoding DUF7523 family protein, whose product MSLAEDARAAVRRHPFLLTALRAGVVNYTAAARFLDDEVGGDADRDAVATALRRFAESLSEYDADDRRVRVSMRSGLGETDDPDDALLAVGGAALAPGEGSLTGVLAAGDVDAAALSAVLGRLLAEEIDVVAAGVGGDALCVAVERRDGPDAVRAVESALERVPTPRE is encoded by the coding sequence TTCCTGCTGACCGCGCTCCGCGCGGGCGTCGTCAACTACACCGCCGCCGCGCGATTCCTCGACGATGAGGTCGGCGGCGACGCCGACCGAGACGCCGTCGCGACCGCGCTCCGGCGGTTCGCCGAGTCGTTGTCCGAGTACGACGCCGACGACCGGCGGGTCCGCGTCTCGATGCGGAGCGGCCTCGGCGAGACGGACGACCCCGACGACGCGCTACTGGCGGTCGGCGGCGCCGCGCTCGCGCCCGGCGAAGGCTCGCTGACCGGCGTTCTCGCGGCGGGCGACGTGGACGCCGCCGCGCTCTCGGCGGTGCTCGGGCGGTTGCTCGCGGAAGAAATCGACGTCGTCGCGGCGGGCGTCGGGGGCGACGCGCTCTGCGTGGCGGTCGAGCGCCGCGACGGTCCGGACGCGGTCCGGGCCGTCGAGTCGGCGCTGGAGCGCGTCCCGACGCCGAGGGAGTGA